A single genomic interval of Mucilaginibacter boryungensis harbors:
- a CDS encoding 2Fe-2S iron-sulfur cluster-binding protein — translation MSDKHKVTIDGIAIEVEPGTSILNAARLIGGDIVPPAMCYYSKLEGSGGKCRTCLVQVSKGSEKDPRPMPKLVASCRTTVMDGMEVKNITSPEVIEARKGVVEMLLINHPLDCPICDQAGECDLQNLGYEHGAAKTRYEFDRRTFEKIDIGDKIQLHMTRCILCYRCVFTADQITNTRLHGILNRGDHSEISTYISKAVDNDFSGNVIDVCPVGALTDRTFRFKNRVWFTKPVEAHRDCDHEKCNGKVTLWYKGEEVLRVTARKDEYGEVEEFICNTCRFDKKKTSDWVIEGPRKVSHKSVISANHYDTLKPLPVVKTNPLLQGANKEQFERDTRL, via the coding sequence ATGTCAGATAAACATAAAGTTACTATAGACGGGATAGCCATTGAAGTAGAGCCCGGGACAAGCATTCTGAACGCCGCGAGGCTGATTGGGGGCGATATTGTTCCGCCTGCTATGTGCTATTACTCTAAACTGGAAGGCAGCGGCGGTAAATGCCGTACTTGTTTGGTGCAGGTAAGCAAAGGTTCAGAAAAAGACCCGCGCCCGATGCCTAAGCTGGTAGCATCGTGCCGAACCACGGTGATGGACGGTATGGAAGTGAAAAATATCACATCGCCCGAAGTTATTGAAGCGCGTAAGGGCGTAGTGGAAATGCTGTTAATTAACCACCCGCTGGATTGCCCGATTTGCGACCAGGCTGGTGAGTGCGACCTGCAAAACTTAGGTTATGAACACGGCGCGGCTAAAACCCGTTACGAATTTGACCGCCGTACATTTGAAAAAATTGACATTGGCGATAAGATACAGCTGCATATGACACGTTGCATCCTGTGCTACCGTTGTGTTTTCACGGCCGATCAGATCACCAATACCCGCCTGCACGGTATATTAAACCGTGGCGACCACTCTGAAATATCTACCTACATCAGCAAAGCGGTTGATAACGATTTCTCAGGAAACGTAATTGATGTTTGCCCGGTAGGTGCGTTAACCGACAGGACTTTCCGCTTTAAAAACCGGGTTTGGTTTACTAAACCTGTAGAGGCCCACCGCGATTGCGATCACGAAAAATGTAACGGTAAAGTAACCCTGTGGTATAAAGGCGAAGAGGTGCTACGTGTTACCGCCCGCAAAGATGAATATGGCGAGGTTGAGGAATTTATATGCAATACCTGCCGCTTTGATAAAAAGAAAACCAGCGATTGGGTAATTGAAGGCCCGCGTAAGGTATCGCACAAATCGGTGATCAGCGCAAACCATTATGATACGCTGAAACCACTGCCGGTAGTAAAAACCAACCCGCTGCTGCAGGGAGCTAACAAGGAACAATTTGAACGAGACACACGCTTATAA
- a CDS encoding NuoI/complex I 23 kDa subunit family protein has protein sequence MEPLSNKRKVLDFKPLTLAERSYLPAIAKGMAITIKHFFKKPVTISYPEQKREFSENFRGMHSLKRDENGAERCTACGLCALSCPAEAITMTAAERQKGEEHLYREEKYAAVYEINMLRCIFCGLCEEACPKEAIYLDGDIVPSDMLRKDFIYGKDKLVEAPLNQ, from the coding sequence ATGGAACCACTAAGTAATAAACGGAAAGTTTTAGATTTTAAGCCATTGACGCTGGCCGAGCGTTCGTACCTGCCGGCTATTGCCAAAGGTATGGCTATCACCATAAAGCACTTTTTCAAAAAGCCGGTAACTATTAGTTATCCCGAGCAAAAACGTGAGTTCTCTGAAAACTTCAGGGGCATGCACTCGCTTAAGCGCGATGAGAACGGTGCCGAGCGTTGTACAGCTTGCGGTTTGTGCGCCTTATCATGCCCGGCTGAAGCTATTACCATGACAGCCGCCGAACGCCAGAAAGGTGAGGAGCATTTATATCGCGAAGAAAAATACGCTGCCGTATACGAAATAAATATGCTGCGCTGCATTTTTTGCGGCCTGTGCGAGGAGGCTTGCCCCAAAGAAGCGATTTATCTTGATGGCGATATTGTACCATCGGATATGCTGCGGAAAGACTTTATTTACGGTAAAGACAAATTAGTAGAGGCACCCTTAAATCAATAG
- a CDS encoding NADH-quinone oxidoreductase subunit C — translation MSTITNEEIIGLIAAKFGDTVLTEGEPYGLLTIQTGREQIIDLLTFLKEDATLKFGFLTDITAIHYPELEKQTGVIYHLHSLQNNIRIRIKVFLADGDVHIPTATVLWDGANWMERETYDFFGVDFTGHPDLRRILNVDDMTVFPMRREYPLEDPNRVDKKDYFFGR, via the coding sequence ATGAGCACTATAACTAACGAAGAAATTATTGGGCTGATTGCCGCTAAATTTGGTGATACCGTACTAACTGAAGGCGAACCCTATGGTTTACTGACCATACAAACCGGCCGCGAGCAGATCATCGACCTGTTGACCTTTTTGAAAGAAGACGCCACGCTTAAGTTTGGCTTTTTGACTGATATCACCGCTATACACTACCCTGAACTGGAAAAACAAACCGGGGTGATCTATCATCTGCATAGTCTGCAAAACAATATCCGCATCAGGATAAAAGTATTTTTGGCAGATGGCGATGTACATATACCTACCGCCACCGTTTTATGGGATGGCGCTAACTGGATGGAACGTGAGACTTACGACTTTTTTGGAGTAGACTTTACTGGCCATCCCGATTTAAGAAGAATATTAAATGTTGACGACATGACGGTTTTCCCGATGCGCAGAGAATATCCGCTGGAAGACCCTAACCGTGTTGATAAAAAAGATTACTTTTTCGGAAGATAA
- a CDS encoding NADH-quinone oxidoreductase subunit B has protein sequence MSDIQIVNAPAGVEGQGFFATKLDEAVGLARSYSLWPLPFATSCCGIEFMATMASHYDLSRFGAERLSFSPRQADLLMVMGTISKKMGPVLRQVYLQMAEPRWVMAVGACASSGGIFDTYSVLQGIDEVIPVDVYVPGCPPRPEAIIDGFMQIQKLVQTEERRRRDTPEYQKLLASYGIQ, from the coding sequence ATGAGTGATATTCAAATTGTTAACGCGCCTGCGGGTGTTGAAGGTCAGGGCTTTTTTGCTACTAAGCTTGATGAAGCCGTGGGTTTAGCGCGTTCATATTCATTATGGCCATTGCCATTTGCTACCTCATGCTGTGGTATCGAGTTTATGGCAACCATGGCATCGCACTATGACCTTTCCCGTTTCGGTGCCGAGCGTTTAAGCTTTTCGCCGCGCCAGGCCGATTTGTTGATGGTAATGGGCACTATATCAAAAAAAATGGGCCCGGTTTTACGCCAGGTTTATCTGCAAATGGCCGAACCACGTTGGGTAATGGCTGTGGGTGCCTGTGCATCAAGCGGTGGTATATTCGATACTTATTCTGTTTTACAAGGCATAGATGAGGTGATCCCGGTTGATGTTTATGTACCCGGCTGTCCGCCACGCCCCGAAGCTATTATTGATGGCTTTATGCAAATACAAAAACTGGTGCAAACAGAAGAGCGCCGCCGCCGCGATACACCGGAATATCAAAAACTATTAGCATCATACGGGATCCAATAA
- the nuoF gene encoding NADH-quinone oxidoreductase subunit NuoF, with protein MGRKLLLEHINVPGINTFDVYRQKGGYRSVEKALKTLTPEEVVEEVKKSGLRGRGGAGFPTGMKWGFLAKPEGVPRYLVCNADESEPGTFKDRYLMTYIPHLLIEGMIVGSFALGAKTSYIYVRGEMMPQIRILEKAIAEAKAAGFLGKNILGTGYDLELYVQPGGGAYICGEETALLESLEGKRGNPRIKPPFPAIAGLYGCPTVVNNVESIAAVVPIINDGAEEYAKIGIGRSTGTKLISAGGNVRKPGVYEIDLGLPVEEFLYSDEYCGGIANGKRLKAVVAGGSSVPILPANLFMKTANGEARLMSYESLADGGFVSGTMMGSGGFIAYDEDQCIVRNTWNFTRFYHHESCGQCSPCREGTGWMEKVLHRLEYGHGKMSDMDLLVDVSKKIEGNTICPLGDAAAWPVASAIRHFRDEFEWHVSHAHEATTHNFGLAHYADPLPKPEEKVA; from the coding sequence ATGGGACGCAAATTATTATTAGAACATATTAACGTACCCGGCATTAATACTTTTGATGTTTACCGTCAAAAAGGTGGTTACCGCTCGGTAGAAAAAGCCCTGAAAACTTTGACACCTGAAGAAGTGGTGGAAGAAGTGAAAAAATCAGGCTTGCGTGGCCGTGGTGGCGCGGGTTTCCCAACCGGTATGAAATGGGGTTTCCTGGCTAAACCGGAAGGTGTACCACGTTACCTGGTTTGCAACGCCGATGAATCTGAACCCGGCACTTTTAAAGACCGCTACCTGATGACCTACATCCCTCACCTGTTAATTGAGGGGATGATAGTAGGCAGTTTTGCCCTGGGTGCAAAAACATCATATATATACGTTCGTGGCGAAATGATGCCGCAGATCCGCATTTTGGAAAAAGCTATCGCCGAAGCCAAAGCAGCCGGATTTTTGGGCAAAAATATATTAGGCACCGGTTACGACCTGGAACTGTACGTACAGCCCGGTGGGGGCGCCTACATTTGCGGCGAAGAAACCGCCCTGCTGGAATCACTGGAAGGCAAGCGTGGCAACCCGCGTATTAAACCGCCATTCCCGGCTATTGCGGGTTTGTATGGCTGCCCTACTGTGGTAAACAACGTAGAATCAATTGCTGCTGTGGTGCCTATTATAAACGATGGAGCTGAAGAATATGCTAAAATAGGCATTGGCAGAAGTACAGGTACTAAGCTGATATCTGCTGGCGGGAATGTACGCAAGCCGGGTGTTTACGAAATTGATTTAGGCCTGCCTGTAGAAGAATTTTTATATAGCGACGAATATTGCGGCGGTATAGCTAACGGCAAACGCCTGAAGGCGGTAGTAGCCGGTGGTTCATCGGTACCAATCCTTCCCGCTAACCTGTTTATGAAAACAGCTAACGGCGAAGCCCGCCTGATGAGCTATGAAAGTTTAGCCGATGGTGGCTTTGTTAGCGGTACTATGATGGGTTCGGGTGGTTTTATCGCTTACGACGAAGACCAGTGTATTGTACGCAACACCTGGAACTTCACCCGCTTTTATCACCATGAAAGCTGTGGCCAATGCTCGCCTTGCCGCGAGGGTACCGGCTGGATGGAGAAAGTTTTGCACCGCCTGGAATATGGTCATGGCAAAATGAGCGATATGGATTTGCTGGTCGATGTATCTAAAAAGATAGAAGGGAATACCATTTGTCCGCTGGGCGACGCGGCTGCATGGCCGGTAGCCAGTGCTATCCGCCATTTCAGGGATGAATTTGAATGGCATGTGAGCCATGCTCATGAAGCAACGACACATAATTTTGGCTTAGCTCATTACGCGGATCCGTTGCCGAAGCCTGAAGAGAAGGTAGCGTAA
- the nuoH gene encoding NADH-quinone oxidoreductase subunit NuoH translates to MELAQIGIKAGLVVIIFAISLVMAMYSTYAERKVAAFLQDRVGPNRAGKWGILQPLADGGKMFMKEEIIPTRASGLLFIVGPALAIMTACIGSAVIPWGQKIVAGNTIIDLQVTDINVGILYIFGVVSLGVYGIMIGGWASNNKYSLLGAIRAASQNISYEISMGLSIIALLMVTGTLSLKEIAEQQHSWHWNVLYQPLGFLLFLVCAFAETNRSPFDLPECETELVGGYHTEYSSMKLGFYLFAEYINMFISSAVMATLYFGGYNYPGMSWMAGHMAVWMPHAAPVIVPLIGTAVLFAKIVLFIFFFMWVRWTIPRFRYDQLMDLGWKILIPLAITNIVLTGAWITVHDKFFK, encoded by the coding sequence ATGGAATTAGCACAAATAGGAATTAAGGCAGGGTTAGTAGTTATTATTTTCGCCATTAGTTTGGTAATGGCCATGTACAGCACCTATGCCGAGCGTAAAGTTGCCGCGTTTTTGCAGGATAGGGTAGGCCCTAACCGCGCCGGTAAATGGGGTATTTTACAACCCCTGGCCGATGGTGGCAAGATGTTTATGAAAGAAGAGATCATCCCCACAAGGGCAAGTGGCCTGCTGTTTATAGTTGGCCCAGCGCTGGCTATCATGACGGCCTGTATAGGCTCGGCGGTGATACCTTGGGGACAAAAAATTGTAGCGGGTAATACTATTATCGATTTGCAGGTGACCGACATCAATGTAGGTATCCTGTACATTTTTGGTGTAGTATCGCTGGGAGTGTATGGTATTATGATAGGTGGCTGGGCATCAAACAATAAATATTCACTGTTAGGGGCTATCCGCGCGGCATCGCAAAATATCAGCTACGAAATTTCAATGGGCTTATCTATCATCGCTTTGCTGATGGTAACTGGCACTTTAAGCCTTAAAGAAATTGCCGAACAGCAGCACAGCTGGCATTGGAATGTGCTTTATCAGCCGCTCGGTTTCCTGTTGTTTTTAGTATGCGCTTTCGCGGAGACCAATCGTTCACCGTTTGATTTACCTGAGTGCGAAACCGAACTGGTAGGTGGTTATCATACCGAATATTCATCAATGAAACTCGGCTTCTACCTGTTTGCTGAATACATCAACATGTTCATTTCATCTGCAGTGATGGCTACTTTATACTTTGGGGGTTACAATTATCCTGGTATGAGCTGGATGGCCGGGCACATGGCTGTGTGGATGCCTCATGCTGCCCCTGTTATCGTCCCGCTAATTGGCACTGCTGTATTGTTTGCTAAAATTGTCCTGTTCATTTTCTTCTTTATGTGGGTACGCTGGACCATCCCGCGTTTCCGTTACGACCAGTTGATGGACCTTGGCTGGAAAATATTAATACCGCTGGCTATCACCAACATTGTACTTACCGGTGCCTGGATCACTGTTCACGATAAATTTTTTAAGTAA
- a CDS encoding NADH-quinone oxidoreductase subunit A codes for MEAQSSAINYLPIVIQMLVAVGFAVGTMFATHYLGPKRKTKDKLTPFESGVEVVGNARTPISIKYFLVAILFVLFDVEVIFMYPWAVNFREMGVEGLVEMFIFMATLLLGFIYILKKKALDWD; via the coding sequence ATGGAAGCACAAAGTTCGGCAATTAATTATTTGCCTATTGTTATACAAATGCTGGTAGCGGTTGGCTTTGCCGTAGGTACCATGTTTGCCACACACTATCTTGGTCCTAAAAGAAAGACTAAAGATAAACTTACCCCGTTTGAATCGGGTGTAGAGGTGGTAGGTAACGCGCGTACACCAATATCTATCAAATATTTTTTGGTAGCTATATTATTTGTGCTGTTTGATGTGGAAGTAATATTTATGTATCCATGGGCTGTAAACTTTAGGGAAATGGGTGTAGAAGGGTTGGTAGAGATGTTTATTTTTATGGCTACACTACTGCTGGGCTTCATTTATATCCTGAAAAAGAAGGCCCTGGATTGGGATTAA
- a CDS encoding NADH-quinone oxidoreductase subunit J family protein, with protein sequence MSIFYFIAFLSILFAVLVISAKNPVHSVLYLILTFFTITIHYILLNAQFLAIVNFIVYMGAIMVLFLFVLMLLNLNVDAEPAKSNIVKFAGVIGGCCLLATLFGSLKLASASNPVVLSNPGLGLVKNLGKVLFTEFLLPFEISSILLLSAMVGAVLLAKREKQPDGKFF encoded by the coding sequence ATGAGTATATTTTACTTCATCGCATTTTTATCCATACTGTTTGCAGTGCTGGTTATTTCTGCAAAAAACCCGGTACATAGCGTACTGTACCTTATCCTTACGTTTTTCACCATTACCATCCATTATATTTTACTGAACGCGCAGTTTTTGGCTATTGTAAATTTTATAGTTTATATGGGTGCCATAATGGTGCTGTTCCTGTTTGTGCTAATGTTGCTGAACCTGAACGTTGATGCAGAACCGGCTAAAAGTAATATTGTAAAGTTCGCCGGCGTAATCGGTGGCTGCTGTTTACTGGCTACGTTGTTCGGGTCGTTAAAATTGGCGTCCGCATCAAACCCGGTAGTGCTAAGTAACCCCGGACTGGGCCTGGTTAAAAACCTGGGTAAAGTATTATTCACCGAATTTTTATTGCCGTTTGAAATTTCGTCCATCCTGCTGTTATCGGCTATGGTAGGCGCGGTTTTGCTGGCTAAAAGAGAAAAGCAACCTGATGGAAAGTTTTTTTAA
- a CDS encoding NADH-quinone oxidoreductase subunit NuoE family protein, whose translation MLRVEDTEQTPVNFSTELIAQFADIVSRYPEGRQKSGLLPILHLVQAEYGWLSVPAMDKVAEYLNILPIEVYEVATFYTMYFMRPQGKYVLEVCRTGPCEIVGAGKIMDYIENKLGVKEGEITPDGLFSWRGVECLAACGFGPVLQIGPEYTFYENLTPESVDKLIGDLKAKASN comes from the coding sequence ATGCTTAGAGTTGAAGATACTGAACAAACGCCTGTTAACTTTAGCACTGAGTTAATTGCCCAGTTTGCTGATATCGTAAGCAGGTATCCGGAAGGCCGTCAAAAATCGGGCTTATTGCCTATACTGCACCTGGTACAGGCTGAATACGGCTGGTTAAGCGTACCTGCCATGGATAAAGTAGCCGAATACCTTAACATTTTACCAATTGAGGTTTACGAGGTAGCTACTTTTTATACTATGTACTTTATGCGCCCGCAAGGCAAATATGTACTTGAAGTTTGCCGCACCGGCCCTTGCGAAATTGTTGGCGCCGGCAAAATAATGGATTACATTGAAAATAAACTGGGCGTTAAAGAAGGTGAAATTACCCCCGACGGTTTATTTAGCTGGCGCGGTGTAGAATGCCTTGCTGCCTGTGGCTTTGGCCCGGTGCTGCAAATTGGCCCTGAATATACTTTTTACGAAAACCTGACCCCCGAATCGGTTGATAAACTGATTGGTGATCTGAAAGCTAAAGCGAGCAACTAA
- a CDS encoding PstS family phosphate ABC transporter substrate-binding protein: MSAKKSFLFVGCGLALVAGLYACKPKKGKVNADTFMAGKADFLIDESCSPIVDEEAYVFTASYDKAKPHLIYKTENDLLNLLLNDSLNFAIMTRDLKPAEAKAMADRGLPAEVNKFATDAVTLIVNNTSADTTITVSQIKDMLNGEIKTDKNIVFDNPNSSLVRYLKDLTGIKDLTSKNIYALKSNKEVIRYVSQHPQSIGITGFAWLNDPDKDYADAVSKVKIVGVKDDRRKDDIGFTKPSQETFALKQYPLARNLYIINCSGRQGLGSGFASFILSDRGQRIILKSGLLPEIMPGREVNIVQQ; the protein is encoded by the coding sequence ATGAGCGCTAAAAAGAGTTTTTTATTTGTTGGGTGCGGGTTAGCGCTTGTCGCAGGTTTATATGCCTGCAAACCCAAGAAGGGAAAGGTTAATGCCGATACCTTTATGGCGGGCAAAGCCGACTTTCTGATAGATGAATCGTGCTCACCCATAGTTGATGAAGAGGCTTATGTTTTTACCGCATCATACGATAAAGCCAAACCTCACCTCATTTACAAAACCGAAAATGATCTGCTTAATTTGCTGTTAAACGATAGCCTTAACTTCGCTATCATGACACGCGACCTTAAGCCAGCCGAAGCCAAAGCGATGGCTGATCGCGGTTTACCCGCCGAAGTGAATAAGTTTGCTACCGACGCGGTAACATTAATTGTGAACAATACATCTGCCGATACAACGATAACTGTATCGCAGATTAAAGATATGCTGAACGGGGAAATAAAAACAGATAAAAACATCGTTTTTGATAACCCAAATTCAAGTTTGGTACGGTATTTAAAGGATTTAACCGGTATTAAAGACCTGACCAGCAAAAATATATATGCGTTAAAATCTAATAAAGAGGTTATACGTTATGTAAGCCAGCACCCGCAATCTATAGGGATAACTGGATTTGCCTGGCTAAACGATCCCGATAAGGATTACGCAGATGCCGTTAGTAAAGTGAAGATTGTTGGTGTGAAGGATGATCGCCGCAAAGATGACATTGGCTTTACTAAACCATCACAGGAAACCTTTGCTCTAAAACAATATCCGCTTGCACGCAATTTGTATATTATCAATTGCTCGGGCAGGCAGGGTTTAGGATCGGGGTTTGCTTCCTTTATATTGAGTGACAGGGGGCAAAGGATCATATTGAAATCGGGCTTATTGCCTGAGATTATGCCCGGTAGGGAAGTTAACATTGTACAACAGTAA
- a CDS encoding NADH-quinone oxidoreductase subunit D: MDNHPVLTDNDPQSELSTLNLGPTHPATHGVFQNVLQLDGERIVSGVSTIGYIHRAFEKIAEHRPFYQITPLTDRLNYCSSPINNMGWHMTVEKLLNIQLPKRVEYLRIIVMELARIADHIVCNGVLGVDTGAFTGFLYMMEFREHIYEIYEEICGSRLTTNVGRIGGFERNFNDIFFRKVRKFLEDFPKGLAEFENLFNRNRIFIDRTKGVAAVTPEAALNYSWTGPLLRAAGVDYDVRAMNPYSSYQDLDFEVPVGTSGDVYDRFLVRNEEMKQSMRMIDQCLKLIEKENPTIFHADVPAYYLPPKEEVYNNMEALIYHFKIVMGEVETPVGEVYHSVEGANGELGFYLVNDGGRSPYRLHFRRPSFINYQMYAPMSRGMLLSDAIINMSSLNIIAGELDA, encoded by the coding sequence ATGGATAACCATCCTGTATTAACAGATAACGATCCGCAAAGCGAACTATCTACCCTTAATTTAGGGCCTACGCACCCGGCTACGCACGGCGTTTTTCAAAACGTATTGCAACTGGATGGCGAGCGTATTGTAAGCGGCGTATCCACCATAGGGTATATACACCGGGCATTTGAAAAAATTGCCGAACACCGCCCGTTTTACCAAATTACCCCGCTAACGGACAGGTTGAACTACTGCTCGTCGCCAATCAACAACATGGGCTGGCATATGACGGTAGAAAAACTGCTGAACATACAATTGCCAAAGCGTGTAGAATACCTGCGCATTATTGTAATGGAGCTGGCGCGTATTGCCGACCATATTGTATGTAACGGTGTATTGGGTGTTGATACCGGCGCTTTCACAGGTTTCCTTTACATGATGGAATTCCGTGAGCACATTTACGAAATATATGAGGAAATTTGCGGATCGCGCTTAACTACTAACGTAGGCCGTATAGGCGGATTCGAGCGCAATTTCAACGATATATTTTTCCGCAAGGTGCGTAAGTTCCTGGAAGATTTTCCTAAAGGTTTAGCCGAGTTTGAAAATTTGTTCAACCGTAACCGCATATTTATTGATCGTACTAAAGGTGTGGCTGCCGTTACCCCCGAAGCGGCTTTAAACTATAGCTGGACTGGTCCTTTATTGCGTGCCGCAGGTGTAGATTATGACGTGAGGGCCATGAACCCTTATTCATCGTATCAGGATTTGGATTTTGAAGTACCCGTAGGTACCAGTGGCGATGTTTATGATCGTTTTTTGGTACGTAACGAAGAAATGAAGCAGAGTATGCGCATGATAGATCAGTGCTTGAAGCTGATCGAGAAGGAAAACCCAACTATCTTCCACGCCGATGTCCCTGCTTATTACCTGCCTCCGAAAGAAGAAGTTTATAATAATATGGAAGCCTTGATCTACCACTTCAAAATAGTGATGGGCGAGGTAGAAACCCCTGTTGGCGAAGTTTACCATTCGGTTGAAGGCGCTAACGGCGAATTAGGTTTTTATTTGGTTAACGATGGCGGCCGTTCGCCATACCGTTTGCATTTTCGCAGGCCAAGTTTCATTAATTACCAGATGTACGCGCCAATGAGCCGCGGCATGCTGTTATCTGATGCGATTATTAACATGAGTAGTTTAAACATTATAGCCGGAGAGTTAGATGCTTAG
- a CDS encoding tetratricopeptide repeat protein, with protein MKMIKRVAMSITALVFIGSSVFAQSLADAKKAIDAEQYQKAKTMLKNLTVTQPTNDENFFYLGWVYIKQDYTDSAKTAFNKGIAANPKSALNYAGLGAVARLEKDKAGATSNFNQALILAGKDTKPYRYVGESYLLPVPPATVVTQADADAAIAVLEKGKVVNPKVKDAELMVALGDAYISQLKSNDAYRNYSDALGADPKSLTAHVKEGVLWRLANNWESAANEFKAALAIDPNFGPAYREWAETDLRQSKNDMKVASEKVKEAVEHYRKYLSLTDMSLESQLRYADFLYNAGDFKTLQETTAALSKYANTNLRVYRYLAYSALENKDYAAGLSAINKWLSQAGPNRIYPTDYLVLGRLQLASGDSTGIANLRKAYSLDTTKADVFLEIAKSDYAKKKYLAAANDYQEYFDKSHKGGVLDHFYQANGYYYGFLYPAPGTKPDSTLLTKADSGYSYVNQKLGKPNASAVQYRAYIADLRDADRNNIKGLAKPYYEQYIALVTAKPTLTTADKADLAAAYVYLARIYEYKDKDEAKTLEAYTKAKEYDPTNAAVVAYFSRKPGAKSAK; from the coding sequence ATGAAAATGATTAAAAGAGTAGCGATGTCGATTACGGCACTGGTATTTATAGGTTCGTCAGTTTTTGCGCAAAGTCTAGCCGACGCCAAAAAAGCTATTGACGCCGAACAATATCAGAAAGCTAAAACAATGCTTAAAAACCTGACTGTAACACAACCAACCAATGATGAAAACTTTTTTTATCTGGGTTGGGTATATATAAAGCAGGATTACACAGATTCTGCAAAAACTGCTTTTAATAAAGGCATTGCAGCAAATCCCAAATCAGCTTTAAATTATGCTGGCTTAGGTGCGGTTGCCCGTTTAGAAAAAGACAAAGCAGGTGCAACATCAAACTTTAACCAGGCTTTAATACTGGCAGGTAAGGATACTAAACCATATCGGTATGTAGGCGAGAGTTATTTATTACCAGTTCCGCCGGCAACAGTTGTAACCCAGGCCGATGCTGATGCCGCTATTGCAGTATTGGAAAAAGGTAAAGTTGTTAACCCAAAAGTTAAAGACGCCGAACTAATGGTAGCCCTGGGTGATGCATATATTTCACAACTGAAAAGTAACGATGCATATAGAAACTATTCAGATGCATTGGGTGCTGATCCAAAATCGCTGACTGCACACGTAAAAGAAGGTGTGCTTTGGAGATTAGCGAATAACTGGGAATCGGCCGCGAACGAGTTTAAAGCTGCTTTGGCTATAGACCCTAACTTTGGCCCGGCTTACCGCGAATGGGCTGAAACCGATCTGCGTCAGTCTAAAAACGATATGAAAGTAGCTTCAGAAAAAGTAAAAGAAGCTGTTGAACACTACCGCAAATATTTAAGCCTGACAGATATGTCGCTTGAATCACAATTGCGTTATGCCGACTTCCTTTATAATGCCGGCGATTTTAAAACTTTACAGGAAACAACAGCCGCGTTATCTAAATATGCCAACACCAATCTGCGTGTTTACCGTTATTTGGCCTATTCAGCTTTGGAGAATAAGGATTATGCAGCAGGTTTATCTGCAATAAACAAATGGTTAAGCCAGGCAGGGCCTAATCGTATTTATCCTACAGATTACCTGGTATTGGGCCGTTTGCAATTAGCTTCAGGAGATTCAACCGGTATTGCTAACCTGCGCAAAGCGTATTCATTAGATACTACAAAAGCCGATGTGTTTTTAGAGATTGCAAAAAGCGATTATGCTAAAAAGAAGTATTTAGCTGCAGCTAACGATTACCAGGAGTATTTCGACAAATCGCATAAAGGCGGGGTATTAGATCACTTTTACCAAGCCAACGGTTATTATTATGGCTTCCTATATCCTGCGCCCGGTACTAAACCAGACAGCACCCTATTAACTAAAGCAGACTCTGGTTATAGCTACGTGAACCAAAAATTAGGCAAACCAAATGCTTCAGCCGTGCAGTACCGGGCTTACATTGCCGACTTAAGGGATGCGGACCGTAATAATATTAAAGGTTTAGCAAAACCATATTACGAACAATATATCGCCTTAGTAACAGCTAAACCAACTTTAACTACAGCTGATAAAGCTGATTTAGCTGCTGCTTATGTGTACTTAGCGCGTATTTATGAATATAAAGATAAAGATGAGGCTAAAACATTGGAAGCCTATACTAAAGCTAAAGAGTACGACCCTACAAATGCTGCGGTTGTGGCCTACTTCAGCCGCAAGCCGGGAGCTAAATCGGCTAAATAA